The proteins below are encoded in one region of Shewanella putrefaciens:
- the flhB gene encoding flagellar biosynthesis protein FlhB yields MAEESSGERSEEPTGRRLEQAREKGQIARSKELGTATVLLSAATGFYMLGPEIATALVRVFERVFTMDRAQIYDTNHMFNVWGVVAGEIAWPMLQIMLLIVVVAFMGNVALGGMNFSTQAMMPKASKMSPIAGFKRMFGVQALVELTKGIAKFSVVAIAAYLLLSHYFNDILLLSSDHLPGNVYHALDLLVWMFILLCSSVLLIVAIDVPFQIWNHNKQLKMTKQEVKDEYKDTEGKPEVKGRVRQMQRELAQRRMMAEVPNADVIVVNPEHYAVAVKYDVTRSAAPFVIAKGVDDVAFKIREIARAHNIAIVSAPPLARAIYHTTKLDQQIPEGLFTAVAQVLAYVFQLRQYQKGRGRKPIPIPLNQPIPDELKY; encoded by the coding sequence ATGGCAGAAGAAAGTAGCGGCGAGCGCAGCGAGGAACCCACAGGGAGGCGCCTCGAACAGGCGCGGGAAAAAGGACAGATTGCTCGCTCTAAGGAGCTAGGTACAGCCACTGTGTTACTGTCGGCTGCAACGGGTTTTTATATGTTAGGGCCCGAAATTGCTACGGCACTTGTCCGCGTGTTTGAGCGGGTGTTTACCATGGATCGTGCTCAGATTTACGATACAAACCATATGTTTAATGTCTGGGGCGTCGTTGCTGGGGAAATCGCTTGGCCCATGCTGCAAATCATGCTGCTGATTGTGGTGGTGGCCTTTATGGGGAATGTCGCCCTCGGTGGGATGAATTTCTCAACCCAAGCTATGATGCCCAAAGCCAGCAAAATGAGTCCTATCGCCGGCTTTAAACGCATGTTTGGGGTACAGGCTTTGGTTGAACTGACCAAAGGCATCGCCAAATTTTCTGTGGTGGCTATCGCAGCCTATTTACTCTTAAGCCATTACTTTAACGACATTTTGCTGTTATCCAGCGATCATCTTCCTGGAAATGTGTACCATGCGCTAGATCTATTGGTGTGGATGTTTATCTTGCTCTGCTCCTCGGTGTTACTGATAGTAGCCATCGATGTTCCATTCCAAATTTGGAACCATAACAAACAGTTAAAGATGACCAAACAGGAAGTGAAGGACGAATACAAAGACACTGAAGGTAAGCCTGAGGTCAAAGGCCGGGTACGTCAAATGCAGCGTGAATTAGCTCAGCGCCGTATGATGGCTGAAGTGCCTAATGCCGATGTAATAGTCGTGAACCCTGAACATTATGCCGTGGCGGTAAAATACGATGTAACCCGTTCCGCCGCGCCCTTTGTGATTGCAAAGGGAGTGGATGATGTGGCCTTTAAAATTCGTGAAATTGCCCGGGCACATAACATTGCAATTGTATCCGCGCCGCCGCTGGCGAGGGCCATTTACCATACCACTAAGCTAGATCAACAAATCCCCGAGGGCTTGTTTACCGCTGTGGCACAGGTGTTAGCCTATGTATTCCAGTTGCGCCAGTATCAAAAAGGTCGAGGCCGTAAACCTATCCCCATCCCATTGAATCAGCCCATACCCGATGAGCTGAAATATTGA
- the fliQ gene encoding flagellar biosynthesis protein FliQ, with amino-acid sequence MTPEALVDIFREALAVIVLMVSAIVLPGLGIGLIVAVFQAATSINEQTLSFLPRLLVTLFALMFLGHWLVQTLVDFFLEMVNRIPQVIG; translated from the coding sequence ATGACTCCAGAAGCACTAGTTGATATCTTCCGTGAAGCCTTGGCCGTCATTGTATTGATGGTCTCCGCTATTGTGTTACCTGGGCTGGGTATTGGCCTAATTGTTGCCGTGTTTCAAGCCGCAACCTCGATTAACGAACAAACCTTAAGCTTTCTGCCTCGCTTGTTGGTGACCTTATTTGCGCTGATGTTTTTAGGACACTGGTTAGTGCAAACGCTAGTGGACTTTTTTCTTGAGATGGTTAACCGCATTCCTCAAGTGATAGGTTAA
- the fliN gene encoding flagellar motor switch protein FliN — MSTEDTGDDWAAAMAEQALEEANAIALDELVDDSQPISKAEAAKLDTILDIPVTISMEVGRSFISIRNLLQLNQGSVVELDRVAGEPLDVMVNGTLIAHGEVVVVNDKFGIRLTDVISQTERIKKLK; from the coding sequence ATGAGTACAGAAGATACGGGTGATGATTGGGCAGCAGCTATGGCTGAGCAAGCGCTAGAGGAAGCCAATGCGATTGCGCTCGATGAGTTGGTCGATGATTCTCAACCTATAAGTAAAGCCGAGGCGGCTAAGCTAGACACTATCTTAGATATTCCTGTGACGATTTCGATGGAGGTAGGGCGTAGCTTCATCAGTATTCGTAATCTGTTACAGCTTAACCAAGGTTCTGTGGTCGAATTGGACCGTGTCGCGGGTGAGCCTTTGGATGTGATGGTCAACGGTACACTTATCGCCCATGGTGAAGTCGTCGTAGTGAACGATAAATTTGGTATTCGTTTAACGGATGTCATCAGCCAAACCGAGCGTATTAAAAAGCTTAAATAA
- the flhF gene encoding flagellar biosynthesis protein FlhF encodes MKIKRFFAKDMRAALAQVKETLGSDAVIMSNKKVNGGIEIVAAVDYDEPKAKAPATAPAPTFMDVSDDLVSLGGKQPVRAETRAKPAAPADSLQALLEKQQSRLNQQLSHQQADAELPAWAKGLQAPAAPKTERREAPATFDKKPQTSQKQNADIEAMRDELASLRNLLTHQVSSLMTEHKKRIDPVGAMLESKLLEAEFSPAVAAKLAALSQHYTPAELVRALPQSLANMLDNQGDDIVRQGGVVALVGPTGVGKTTSLAKLAARFVAHHGPEQVALITTDHYRIGAYEQLATYGKIMGCPVKQAHDLHELEQILYQFRNRKLVLIDTAGMGQRDMRLYQQLDNLTANSRIPIRSYLVLSATGQRRVLQDAVNHFKRIPLSGAVLTKLDESVSLAGALSVLIQSGLPLSYVTDGQRVPEDMKVADTLMLAQQALAALDSTEQQSLQDTAWSDNMACAFE; translated from the coding sequence GTGAAGATTAAACGATTTTTTGCCAAAGACATGCGTGCCGCACTGGCCCAAGTGAAAGAAACACTCGGCTCAGATGCCGTGATCATGTCAAATAAAAAAGTGAATGGGGGCATAGAGATTGTCGCCGCCGTTGACTACGATGAGCCCAAGGCAAAAGCTCCCGCAACTGCGCCAGCACCGACCTTTATGGATGTGAGTGACGATCTCGTCTCCCTAGGGGGAAAACAACCCGTTCGTGCCGAGACTCGTGCTAAGCCTGCGGCGCCCGCTGATTCGTTGCAAGCTTTGCTTGAAAAGCAACAAAGCCGTTTAAATCAACAATTATCGCATCAGCAAGCTGATGCGGAATTACCCGCATGGGCAAAAGGTTTACAGGCTCCGGCAGCGCCGAAAACTGAACGTCGAGAAGCGCCAGCTACCTTTGATAAGAAGCCACAAACATCCCAGAAGCAAAATGCCGATATCGAAGCTATGCGGGATGAGTTAGCTTCATTGCGTAATTTATTGACACACCAAGTGTCCTCTTTGATGACTGAGCATAAAAAACGTATCGACCCCGTTGGGGCTATGCTCGAGTCTAAATTACTTGAAGCCGAGTTTTCCCCTGCGGTTGCCGCAAAACTGGCGGCATTGAGCCAGCATTATACCCCCGCAGAATTAGTCAGAGCTTTGCCTCAAAGTTTAGCTAATATGCTGGATAATCAAGGTGATGATATTGTTCGTCAAGGTGGTGTCGTTGCCTTGGTGGGGCCAACTGGGGTGGGTAAAACGACCTCCTTGGCAAAGTTAGCCGCGCGTTTTGTCGCTCACCACGGCCCTGAGCAAGTCGCGTTAATTACCACGGATCATTATCGCATTGGTGCCTATGAGCAATTGGCGACCTATGGCAAAATAATGGGCTGTCCCGTAAAGCAAGCCCATGACCTCCATGAGCTAGAGCAAATTCTTTATCAGTTCAGAAATCGCAAGCTAGTATTGATAGATACCGCTGGTATGGGACAAAGGGATATGCGGCTCTACCAGCAACTTGATAATTTAACTGCAAATAGCAGAATACCAATTCGCAGTTATCTGGTACTGTCTGCCACAGGGCAGCGCCGAGTGCTGCAAGATGCAGTTAATCATTTTAAACGTATTCCTTTATCAGGTGCAGTACTCACAAAACTTGATGAATCTGTTTCTTTAGCAGGTGCACTAAGTGTGTTGATCCAAAGTGGGTTACCATTAAGCTATGTGACTGATGGTCAACGCGTTCCTGAAGATATGAAAGTCGCGGATACCTTAATGTTAGCGCAGCAGGCGCTGGCGGCATTAGATAGTACAGAACAACAATCATTACAAGACACAGCGTGGTCAGATAATATGGCCTGTGCATTTGAGTAG
- the flhA gene encoding flagellar biosynthesis protein FlhA has translation MDVKATLGQVKQVKLSSFKGIGTPMLVLAALAMIVLPIPPFLLDVLFSFNIALALIVLLVAIYTDRPLDFAAFPTVLLVATLLRLALNVASTRVVLLEGHNGGDAAGKVIEAFGSVVIGGNYAVGLVVFIILIVINFAVVTKGAGRIAEVSARFTLDAMPGKQMAIDADLNAGTLNQEQARLRRAEVTREADFYGAMDGASKFVKGDAIAGIMILVINILGGFIIGIVQHGLSFSQAVEIYTLLTIGDGLVAQIPGLLLSIAAALMVTRQNESGDMGQMLMSQMFDSHKSLGIAAGVLFVMGIVPGMPHMAFLSFAVITAGAAYFVFKRNETKRLKALEQVKSGPIERHDKEPKELSWDDVRHVDTIGLEVGYRLIPLVDKGQGGELLSRIKGVRKKLSQELGFLVPAVHIRDNLDLSPNAYRISLMGVVVGEAEIRHDCELAINPGQVYGKLDGIETRDPAFGLEAVWIAPELREHAQTLGYTVVDAATVVATHISQLLTNNAAKLLGYEEVQQLMDMLAKHSPKLVDGFIPDVMPLGSVVKVMQNLLNEGVSVRDLRTIVQTLLEYGTKSNDTEVLTAAVRIALKRMIVQEISGPELEIPVITLAPELEQMLHQSMQATGGDGPNIEPGLAERMQQSLADAAQRQEMVGQPAILLTSGMLRATLSRFVKHTIPNLRVISYQEIPDEKQIRIVSAVGQ, from the coding sequence ATGGATGTTAAAGCGACTCTAGGTCAAGTTAAGCAGGTGAAGCTCAGCTCTTTCAAAGGCATAGGTACGCCTATGTTAGTGCTTGCAGCATTAGCTATGATTGTACTGCCTATCCCGCCATTCTTACTCGACGTTTTATTTTCCTTTAACATTGCGCTCGCATTGATTGTCTTGCTAGTGGCAATTTATACCGATAGACCCTTAGATTTCGCTGCTTTTCCAACAGTACTCTTAGTGGCCACCCTGTTACGTCTCGCCCTTAACGTGGCTTCTACCCGTGTAGTGTTGCTCGAAGGTCATAATGGGGGAGATGCTGCGGGTAAAGTGATTGAGGCCTTCGGTTCCGTAGTGATTGGTGGTAACTATGCCGTCGGTTTAGTTGTATTTATCATTTTGATTGTTATCAACTTTGCGGTGGTGACTAAGGGTGCTGGTCGTATTGCTGAAGTGAGTGCCCGCTTCACTTTAGATGCGATGCCCGGTAAGCAAATGGCCATCGATGCCGATCTCAATGCGGGGACATTAAACCAAGAACAAGCCAGATTGCGCCGCGCGGAAGTCACCCGAGAAGCCGACTTTTATGGAGCGATGGACGGTGCCTCAAAATTTGTTAAGGGGGATGCGATAGCCGGGATTATGATCCTCGTTATTAACATTCTCGGTGGTTTTATCATTGGTATCGTTCAGCATGGTTTAAGTTTTTCACAGGCCGTTGAAATTTATACCTTACTTACCATAGGTGATGGCCTAGTCGCACAGATCCCTGGTCTCTTACTCTCTATTGCCGCCGCCCTAATGGTGACCCGTCAAAATGAATCCGGCGATATGGGTCAAATGCTGATGAGTCAGATGTTTGACAGTCATAAGTCATTAGGTATCGCAGCGGGTGTGTTATTTGTGATGGGGATAGTGCCTGGCATGCCCCATATGGCATTTTTAAGCTTTGCGGTTATCACCGCCGGTGCGGCCTATTTTGTGTTTAAGCGCAATGAAACCAAACGCCTAAAAGCGTTAGAGCAAGTTAAGTCCGGCCCAATTGAAAGACACGACAAGGAGCCAAAAGAGCTCAGCTGGGATGATGTACGCCATGTCGACACTATCGGCTTAGAGGTGGGGTATCGGTTAATTCCATTGGTAGATAAAGGCCAAGGTGGTGAATTACTGAGCCGTATCAAAGGTGTACGTAAAAAGTTGTCGCAGGAGCTGGGTTTTCTTGTCCCTGCGGTGCATATTCGCGATAACTTAGATCTATCACCTAATGCCTATCGTATCTCCCTGATGGGTGTGGTGGTTGGCGAGGCGGAAATTCGCCATGACTGCGAGTTAGCCATCAACCCAGGTCAGGTTTATGGCAAGCTCGATGGCATTGAAACCCGCGATCCCGCCTTTGGACTCGAAGCGGTATGGATTGCGCCAGAACTGCGTGAACATGCGCAAACCTTAGGTTATACCGTGGTGGATGCTGCGACAGTGGTCGCGACCCATATCAGCCAATTACTGACGAATAATGCGGCAAAACTGCTCGGTTACGAAGAAGTGCAACAACTGATGGATATGCTAGCCAAACATTCGCCTAAGTTAGTGGATGGCTTTATTCCCGATGTTATGCCGCTGGGTAGTGTCGTAAAAGTGATGCAAAACCTATTAAATGAAGGAGTTTCGGTCAGAGACTTGCGTACCATAGTGCAAACTTTGTTAGAATACGGCACTAAGAGTAATGATACCGAGGTATTAACCGCGGCAGTTCGTATTGCATTGAAGCGCATGATAGTCCAAGAGATCTCTGGCCCTGAACTCGAAATCCCCGTCATAACTTTGGCGCCAGAGTTGGAACAGATGTTGCATCAGTCAATGCAAGCAACCGGTGGTGATGGTCCAAATATTGAACCCGGTCTTGCCGAGCGTATGCAGCAGTCCTTAGCCGATGCAGCTCAAAGGCAAGAAATGGTCGGACAACCCGCCATATTGCTAACGTCTGGTATGTTACGCGCAACCTTATCGCGCTTTGTTAAACATACTATTCCTAATCTCAGAGTGATTTCTTACCAAGAAATCCCCGATGAAAAGCAAATACGCATCGTATCTGCCGTCGGCCAGTAG
- the fliM gene encoding flagellar motor switch protein FliM — protein MSDLLSQDEIDALLHGVDDVDEDDELDAAGQDARSYDFSSQDRIVRGRMPTLEIVNERFARHLRISMFNMMRRAAEVSINGVQMLKFGEYVHTLFVPTSLNMVRFSPLKGTALITMEARLVFILVDNFFGGDGRFHAKIEGREFTPTERRIVQLLLKIIFEDYKDAWAPVMDVEFDYLDSEVNPAMANIVSPTEVVVINSFHIEVDGGGGDFHITMPYSMIEPIRELLDAGVQSDKQDTDMRWSQALHDEIMDVKVGFDASIVEHELTLKEVMNFKAGDIIPIELPEYIMMKIEDLPTYRCKMGRSRDNLALKICEKIPRPETVKSELQLVTRKGKSRDISEL, from the coding sequence GTGAGTGATTTATTAAGCCAAGACGAAATTGATGCGCTACTGCACGGGGTCGATGACGTCGATGAGGATGATGAGCTTGATGCCGCTGGGCAGGATGCTCGCTCCTACGACTTTTCCTCCCAAGACCGTATCGTCCGTGGGCGAATGCCTACGCTGGAGATAGTGAACGAGCGCTTTGCACGTCACCTACGTATTAGCATGTTCAATATGATGCGCCGCGCGGCAGAAGTGTCGATTAACGGCGTGCAAATGCTTAAGTTTGGTGAGTACGTACATACGTTATTCGTGCCAACCAGTTTGAACATGGTGCGCTTTAGCCCCCTTAAAGGGACGGCACTTATTACCATGGAAGCCCGACTGGTCTTTATCCTAGTGGATAACTTTTTTGGTGGTGATGGCCGTTTTCATGCCAAGATTGAAGGGCGGGAATTTACCCCGACCGAGCGGCGTATTGTGCAGTTGCTTTTAAAAATTATCTTTGAAGATTATAAAGATGCCTGGGCACCAGTGATGGACGTCGAGTTTGATTATTTAGACTCTGAAGTTAACCCAGCCATGGCAAACATCGTCAGTCCAACCGAAGTGGTGGTCATTAACTCCTTCCATATTGAGGTGGATGGTGGCGGTGGTGACTTCCATATCACTATGCCTTATTCGATGATTGAACCCATCCGCGAGCTACTCGATGCTGGTGTGCAAAGCGATAAGCAAGATACCGATATGCGTTGGTCGCAGGCGCTGCATGATGAGATCATGGACGTGAAAGTGGGCTTCGATGCGAGCATTGTTGAGCATGAGTTGACGCTCAAAGAAGTGATGAACTTTAAAGCTGGTGATATTATTCCGATTGAGTTACCGGAATATATTATGATGAAAATCGAAGACTTACCTACTTACCGCTGTAAAATGGGCCGCTCACGGGATAATCTAGCACTCAAAATCTGTGAAAAGATCCCCCGTCCAGAAACGGTGAAATCCGAACTCCAATTAGTGACGCGTAAAGGCAAATCTAGAGATATATCAGAATTATAA
- a CDS encoding MinD/ParA family protein: MTLDQASGLRMMNQPYNEKVKVIAVTGGKGGVGKTSVSINTAVALAEKGKRVLVLDADLGLANVDVMLGIRAERNLSHVLSGDAELDDIIVRGPKGIGIVPATSGTQGMVELSPAQHAGLIRAFSEMRTQFDILVVDTAAGISDMVLSFSRASQDVLVVVCDEPTSITDAYALIKILSREHGVFRFKIVANMVRSLREGMELFAKLSKVTDRFLDVALELVATIPFDENLRKSVRKQKLVVEAYPKSPAAIAYQGLANKIMSWPVPQQPGGHLEFFVERLVQRPDFQEEKTSE, translated from the coding sequence ATGACCCTGGATCAAGCAAGTGGTTTACGTATGATGAATCAACCCTATAACGAAAAAGTGAAAGTAATTGCGGTCACGGGCGGTAAAGGCGGCGTGGGTAAAACCAGTGTCTCTATTAATACCGCAGTGGCATTAGCCGAGAAGGGCAAGCGAGTCTTAGTGCTCGATGCTGACCTTGGCTTAGCAAATGTCGACGTCATGTTGGGGATCCGTGCCGAGCGTAACCTCTCCCATGTATTATCGGGCGATGCGGAGCTTGACGATATTATTGTCCGCGGGCCTAAGGGCATAGGCATAGTTCCGGCTACCTCGGGTACTCAAGGGATGGTCGAACTCAGCCCTGCGCAACATGCTGGCTTGATTCGCGCTTTCAGTGAGATGCGCACTCAGTTCGATATTCTTGTGGTGGATACCGCCGCAGGGATCTCAGATATGGTGCTCAGTTTTTCCCGCGCCTCGCAGGACGTTTTAGTCGTGGTGTGTGATGAACCTACCTCTATAACCGACGCCTATGCGTTGATCAAAATCCTCAGCCGTGAACACGGCGTTTTCCGCTTTAAAATTGTTGCAAACATGGTGCGTAGTTTACGCGAAGGTATGGAATTATTTGCTAAACTCAGTAAAGTGACCGACAGATTTTTAGATGTCGCACTCGAGCTTGTTGCGACAATTCCATTTGATGAAAATCTGCGTAAATCAGTGCGTAAGCAAAAGTTAGTGGTAGAGGCTTATCCTAAGTCTCCGGCTGCCATTGCGTACCAAGGGTTGGCAAATAAAATCATGAGCTGGCCCGTTCCGCAGCAACCTGGTGGGCATTTGGAGTTTTTCGTTGAACGTTTAGTGCAACGACCAGATTTTCAAGAGGAAAAAACGAGTGAATAA
- the fliL gene encoding flagellar basal body-associated protein FliL: MAKEESLELENTDAPKSKRKLFIFIGAGVFAALLIGTALWFFMGSSGDEAQSAPAEGAQTETPAVTGEAAMASYVPMPRPFLFNLPGPDRSRLVEIKVQLMVRGADDVLTQKHIPLIEDALLTTFSGADVQKLSTQAGKDELRQLALLSVQNTLQSVTGRKVVEKVLFTGFVMQ; the protein is encoded by the coding sequence ATGGCCAAGGAAGAATCGTTAGAACTTGAAAACACCGACGCCCCTAAAAGTAAGAGAAAACTTTTTATTTTCATTGGCGCAGGTGTGTTTGCCGCCCTGTTAATTGGCACTGCATTATGGTTTTTTATGGGCAGCAGTGGGGATGAAGCTCAAAGTGCTCCGGCAGAAGGCGCGCAGACAGAGACGCCTGCGGTAACGGGTGAGGCTGCAATGGCATCCTATGTACCTATGCCCCGTCCATTTTTATTCAATTTACCTGGACCTGACCGTTCTCGCCTCGTTGAAATTAAAGTTCAACTGATGGTGAGGGGCGCTGATGATGTGTTGACGCAAAAACACATTCCATTAATTGAAGATGCACTGCTGACAACCTTCAGTGGTGCCGATGTGCAAAAGTTAAGTACGCAGGCGGGTAAGGATGAACTGCGTCAGTTAGCACTCCTTAGCGTTCAAAATACCCTGCAATCGGTCACTGGGCGTAAGGTCGTTGAAAAAGTGCTATTTACAGGTTTTGTGATGCAATAA
- the fliP gene encoding flagellar type III secretion system pore protein FliP (The bacterial flagellar biogenesis protein FliP forms a type III secretion system (T3SS)-type pore required for flagellar assembly.) — MMKFILSLIGLSTLLFAVSAGAADGVLPAVTVKTAADGSTEYSVTMQILLLMTSLSFLPAMVIMLTSFTRIIVVLSILRQAIGLQQTPSNQVLIGMSLFMTFFIMAPVFDKIYDQGVKPYIDEQLTLQQAFDKGKEPLRAFMLGQVRTTDLKTFIEISGYQNINSPEEAPMSVLVPAFITSELKTAFQIGFMLFVPFLVLDLVVASILMAMGMMMLSPMIVSLPFKIMLFVLVDGWGLVMGTLANSFG; from the coding sequence ATGATGAAGTTCATCCTCAGCTTAATCGGACTTAGTACACTTTTATTTGCCGTATCGGCGGGTGCTGCCGATGGTGTTCTGCCTGCGGTTACAGTCAAAACGGCGGCCGATGGTTCGACCGAATACTCAGTGACTATGCAGATCCTGCTGTTAATGACCTCGCTGAGTTTTTTACCGGCTATGGTCATTATGCTGACATCCTTTACCCGCATTATCGTTGTACTGTCAATTTTGCGCCAAGCGATTGGGTTGCAGCAGACGCCGTCTAATCAAGTGCTGATTGGTATGAGTCTATTTATGACCTTTTTTATCATGGCGCCCGTGTTTGATAAAATTTATGATCAAGGTGTTAAACCCTATATCGATGAGCAACTTACGTTGCAACAGGCCTTCGATAAGGGTAAGGAGCCACTGCGGGCTTTCATGTTGGGGCAAGTACGGACAACGGATTTAAAAACCTTTATTGAAATTTCAGGTTATCAGAACATTAACTCCCCTGAAGAAGCGCCCATGAGTGTGTTAGTGCCCGCTTTTATCACCAGCGAGCTTAAAACCGCTTTTCAAATTGGCTTTATGCTCTTCGTGCCGTTTTTGGTATTAGATCTTGTCGTTGCCAGCATCTTGATGGCCATGGGGATGATGATGCTATCGCCTATGATAGTGTCATTGCCCTTTAAAATTATGTTGTTTGTGCTCGTCGATGGTTGGGGACTCGTCATGGGAACCCTAGCCAACAGTTTCGGTTAG
- a CDS encoding RNA polymerase sigma factor FliA, producing the protein MNKAAAYTCLDNKSSIVEQYAPLVKRIAHHLLARLPASVQLDDLLQAGMMGLLEASSKFDGGKGAKFETFAGIRIRGAMLDEIRRGDWVPRSVHRNNRRVAQAIDELEQVLGRDARDTEIAEKLDMTLDEYHHILNDVSVGKIIGIEDLGVSQDILTPSDRSDDGTFEALAETQFHSALVEAIKLLPERDALVLSLYYDEALNLKEIGAILEVSESRVSQILSQAMLRLKGKLKHWT; encoded by the coding sequence GTGAATAAAGCCGCTGCGTATACTTGTTTAGACAATAAATCATCTATCGTTGAACAGTATGCTCCGTTGGTTAAAAGAATTGCACATCACTTGCTCGCCAGATTACCTGCCTCTGTACAGCTTGATGACCTGCTGCAAGCAGGGATGATGGGATTACTCGAAGCATCATCCAAGTTTGATGGTGGCAAAGGTGCAAAATTTGAAACCTTCGCCGGTATACGGATCCGCGGTGCCATGCTGGATGAGATCCGCCGTGGCGATTGGGTTCCTCGTTCCGTTCATCGTAACAACCGTAGGGTCGCGCAAGCTATTGATGAGTTAGAGCAAGTTTTGGGTCGTGATGCGCGCGACACAGAAATTGCAGAAAAACTTGATATGACGCTCGATGAGTACCATCATATCCTTAACGATGTTTCTGTCGGAAAAATCATAGGGATAGAAGACTTAGGCGTATCGCAGGATATACTTACTCCAAGCGATAGGTCTGACGATGGTACGTTTGAGGCATTAGCCGAGACCCAATTTCATTCTGCGCTAGTTGAGGCAATAAAATTATTGCCAGAAAGAGATGCGTTAGTGTTATCGCTGTACTACGATGAAGCATTGAATTTAAAAGAGATTGGCGCCATTCTTGAGGTAAGCGAATCGCGAGTTAGCCAGATATTAAGTCAGGCAATGCTGCGACTCAAAGGCAAGCTCAAGCACTGGACATAA
- the fliR gene encoding flagellar biosynthetic protein FliR, protein MELLLDTLMQTIASYMWPLFRVASMLMVMVVFGAATTPARVRLLLAMAITFAIAPVLPPVENADLFSLSAVFITAQQIIIGVAMGFVTQMLMQTFVLTGQIIGMQTSLGFASMVDPGSGQQTPVIGNFFLLLSTLIFLAVDGHLLMIRMLVASFDTLPISNQGLTLTSYRALADWGSYMFGAALTMSISAIIALLLVNLSFGVMTRAAPQLNIFSIGFPITMIGGLLILWLTLTPVMAHFDEVWIAAQLLLCDVLGLQCQADGLH, encoded by the coding sequence ATGGAGCTGCTGCTCGATACCTTAATGCAAACCATCGCCTCTTATATGTGGCCGTTATTTCGGGTCGCAAGCATGTTGATGGTGATGGTGGTATTTGGGGCGGCAACTACGCCGGCCCGAGTGCGTCTACTGCTTGCCATGGCGATTACCTTTGCGATAGCGCCTGTTTTGCCCCCAGTTGAAAATGCGGACTTATTTTCCTTAAGTGCAGTGTTTATTACCGCGCAGCAGATTATTATTGGTGTCGCCATGGGGTTTGTGACGCAAATGCTGATGCAAACCTTTGTGCTAACCGGGCAAATTATTGGTATGCAAACCAGCTTAGGTTTTGCCTCTATGGTCGATCCGGGTTCTGGGCAACAGACCCCTGTGATTGGTAACTTTTTCCTGCTGCTTTCCACTTTGATTTTCCTCGCCGTCGATGGCCATTTACTGATGATCCGCATGTTGGTGGCCAGTTTTGATACCTTGCCAATTTCGAACCAAGGGTTAACGCTCACTAGCTACCGAGCCTTAGCCGATTGGGGTTCCTATATGTTTGGTGCTGCCTTGACTATGTCAATCTCGGCGATCATTGCTCTGCTACTCGTTAACCTGTCTTTCGGGGTGATGACTCGGGCGGCGCCACAGTTGAATATTTTTTCTATTGGTTTTCCAATCACTATGATTGGGGGGCTACTGATCCTCTGGTTAACCCTGACGCCCGTTATGGCGCATTTCGATGAGGTATGGATAGCGGCACAGCTTTTGCTTTGTGATGTATTGGGACTTCAGTGTCAAGCCGACGGTTTGCATTAA
- the fliO gene encoding flagellar biosynthetic protein FliO — protein MSTSVILSLVSATQAGVTAVANKGAEATVAATAKVSEPSQLASAASMLGGLILVLLLIFALAYLLRRFNLVPTHNNVLKTLAVTSLGQKERLVLVQVGEQQYLLGVSAQQVNLIDKLAEPIQIESASFADKLRQAKLKQ, from the coding sequence ATGAGCACATCGGTAATACTGAGTTTAGTGTCTGCTACTCAGGCGGGGGTGACCGCCGTCGCCAATAAAGGTGCAGAGGCAACCGTTGCAGCCACGGCCAAGGTTTCTGAGCCGTCGCAACTCGCCTCTGCTGCCAGTATGCTCGGTGGTTTGATTCTCGTCCTGCTGCTTATCTTCGCCTTGGCCTATTTGCTAAGGCGATTTAATTTAGTCCCTACACACAATAATGTGCTTAAAACCCTTGCCGTGACCTCCCTTGGGCAAAAAGAGCGGCTGGTACTGGTGCAAGTTGGTGAGCAGCAGTATTTGTTGGGCGTTAGCGCACAACAAGTGAATTTAATTGATAAATTAGCAGAACCTATTCAAATTGAGTCGGCATCCTTTGCGGACAAGCTACGGCAGGCGAAATTAAAACAATGA